A window of the Ostrea edulis chromosome 1, xbOstEdul1.1, whole genome shotgun sequence genome harbors these coding sequences:
- the LOC125652373 gene encoding T-cell activation inhibitor, mitochondrial-like isoform X2 — translation MTVISHDQHFQSRQYVLHLDRVPGFCRWLSVGEAATALRPFYFTVHPDLFGQHPKERSINEDSLKKLHQYIFALRKQEKVPPTNLTFFAKKDADNLNPSHVKIHLASPNIRDTVTTVLSSCQLPLDYINTIPDVSPSTRHRVHHGPDFGDIFARRKGGEEYYRKVQKLNLLSWIKTNSQISRANTEESLEFEKDVEYITGRLKEMVGLRAVRWHTNWGPRRYTACLTSLEKVAENHLAFVKKYLSGRDVAISDRNGVSLSGEVCLNHTDVPQVWLRRMTAVPAYDAVLERLPFMEKELSQLLCHIKIRRRERHHIVMAEEYELLLNKILNSMRRSQDLVRRGFKDHDLSLLEMVVEGPSAPLTLTNLGQYLIPVSMPGSMIVEFIKNTRHQAEELLRDAVSLRMIEGEVIQQTRDRLNLRSLEKDLNISPAQMTQCCERLIDHADELGTYVEGIRIRATQYYSVTDDGLVCIPWNWEDDN, via the exons GGACAGGGTTCCAGGATTTTGTCGATGGTTGAGTGTGGGTGAGGCAGCGACTGCTCTGAGACCTTTCTACTTCACTGTACACCCAGATCTGTTTGGGCAGCACCCCAAAGAAAGG TCTATCAATGAAGATTCCCTGAAGAAACTTCACCAGTATATATTTGCCCTCAGAAAACAGGAGAAAGTTCCTCCAACCAATCTCACATTTTTTGCAAAGAAAGATGCAGATAATTTGA ATCCAAGTCATGTAAAGATTCACCTGGCATCACCAAATATCCGGGATACAGTTACAACAGTACTAAGCTCCTGTCAGTTGCCACTGGACTACATCAACACAATTCCTGACGTTTCTCCATCTACCAGGCATAGGGTACACCATGGACCTGACTTTGGAGACATATTTGCCAGACGTAAAGGTGGAGAAGAGTACTACAGAAAAGTACAAAAACTTAATTTGTT ATCATGGATAAAAACCAATTCCCAGATCTCTAGAGCAAACACAGAAGAATCTTTAGAGTTTGAGAAGGATGTTGAGTATATCACTGGAAGGCTCAAAGAAATGGTGGGGTTAAGGGCAGTTCGATGGCACACAAATTGGGGGCCTCGTCGGTATACAGCTTGTCTGACGTCACTGGAAAAGGTCGCTGAGAATCACCTAGCATTTGTCAAAAAGTACCTCTCTG GGCGGGATGTGGCAATCAGTGACAGGAACGGGGTCAGCTTGTCTGGAGAAGTGTGCCTTAACCACACTGATGTCCCTCAAGTTTGGCTGAGG aGAATGACAGCAGTCCCTGCATATGATGCAGTCTTAGAGCGCCTTCCTTTCATGGAAAAGGAACTATCTCAATTATTATGTCACATAAAAATCCGTCGACGAGAACGTCACCATATTGTGATGGCAGAAGAGTATGAGCTTCTTCTTAACAAGATTTTAAATTCCATGAGGAGAAGTCAGGATCTTGTGAGGCGAGGGTTTAAAGACCATGACCTTTCTCTTTTAGAAATGGTGGTGGAAGG TCCATCTGCACCCCTGACACTTACAAACCTGGGTCAATATTTAATTCCTGTGTCTATGCCAGGCTCAATGATTGTGGAGTTTATAAAGAATACTCGGCATCAGGCAGAAGAACTTCTCCGGGATGCTGTCTC TCTGAGGATGATTGAAGGGGAGGTGATACAACAAACCCGAGACAGGCTCAATCTGCGGAGCcttgaaaaagacttgaatatTTCCCCGGCCCAGATGACCCAGTGCTGTGAGCGACTGATTGATCATGCAGATGAACTCGGTACTTATGTGGAGGGCATTCGTATACGTGCAACACAGTATTACTCGGTGACAGACGATGGATTGGTGTGCATACCTTGGAACTGGGAGGACGACAAttag
- the LOC125652373 gene encoding T-cell activation inhibitor, mitochondrial-like isoform X1, which translates to MSALRRPLPNISTLSWYKLISWDRVPGFCRWLSVGEAATALRPFYFTVHPDLFGQHPKERSINEDSLKKLHQYIFALRKQEKVPPTNLTFFAKKDADNLNPSHVKIHLASPNIRDTVTTVLSSCQLPLDYINTIPDVSPSTRHRVHHGPDFGDIFARRKGGEEYYRKVQKLNLLSWIKTNSQISRANTEESLEFEKDVEYITGRLKEMVGLRAVRWHTNWGPRRYTACLTSLEKVAENHLAFVKKYLSGRDVAISDRNGVSLSGEVCLNHTDVPQVWLRRMTAVPAYDAVLERLPFMEKELSQLLCHIKIRRRERHHIVMAEEYELLLNKILNSMRRSQDLVRRGFKDHDLSLLEMVVEGPSAPLTLTNLGQYLIPVSMPGSMIVEFIKNTRHQAEELLRDAVSLRMIEGEVIQQTRDRLNLRSLEKDLNISPAQMTQCCERLIDHADELGTYVEGIRIRATQYYSVTDDGLVCIPWNWEDDN; encoded by the exons ATGAGTGCCCTACGTCGTCCGCTGCCCAACATTTCTACGTTATCATGGTATAAATTGATCAGTTG GGACAGGGTTCCAGGATTTTGTCGATGGTTGAGTGTGGGTGAGGCAGCGACTGCTCTGAGACCTTTCTACTTCACTGTACACCCAGATCTGTTTGGGCAGCACCCCAAAGAAAGG TCTATCAATGAAGATTCCCTGAAGAAACTTCACCAGTATATATTTGCCCTCAGAAAACAGGAGAAAGTTCCTCCAACCAATCTCACATTTTTTGCAAAGAAAGATGCAGATAATTTGA ATCCAAGTCATGTAAAGATTCACCTGGCATCACCAAATATCCGGGATACAGTTACAACAGTACTAAGCTCCTGTCAGTTGCCACTGGACTACATCAACACAATTCCTGACGTTTCTCCATCTACCAGGCATAGGGTACACCATGGACCTGACTTTGGAGACATATTTGCCAGACGTAAAGGTGGAGAAGAGTACTACAGAAAAGTACAAAAACTTAATTTGTT ATCATGGATAAAAACCAATTCCCAGATCTCTAGAGCAAACACAGAAGAATCTTTAGAGTTTGAGAAGGATGTTGAGTATATCACTGGAAGGCTCAAAGAAATGGTGGGGTTAAGGGCAGTTCGATGGCACACAAATTGGGGGCCTCGTCGGTATACAGCTTGTCTGACGTCACTGGAAAAGGTCGCTGAGAATCACCTAGCATTTGTCAAAAAGTACCTCTCTG GGCGGGATGTGGCAATCAGTGACAGGAACGGGGTCAGCTTGTCTGGAGAAGTGTGCCTTAACCACACTGATGTCCCTCAAGTTTGGCTGAGG aGAATGACAGCAGTCCCTGCATATGATGCAGTCTTAGAGCGCCTTCCTTTCATGGAAAAGGAACTATCTCAATTATTATGTCACATAAAAATCCGTCGACGAGAACGTCACCATATTGTGATGGCAGAAGAGTATGAGCTTCTTCTTAACAAGATTTTAAATTCCATGAGGAGAAGTCAGGATCTTGTGAGGCGAGGGTTTAAAGACCATGACCTTTCTCTTTTAGAAATGGTGGTGGAAGG TCCATCTGCACCCCTGACACTTACAAACCTGGGTCAATATTTAATTCCTGTGTCTATGCCAGGCTCAATGATTGTGGAGTTTATAAAGAATACTCGGCATCAGGCAGAAGAACTTCTCCGGGATGCTGTCTC TCTGAGGATGATTGAAGGGGAGGTGATACAACAAACCCGAGACAGGCTCAATCTGCGGAGCcttgaaaaagacttgaatatTTCCCCGGCCCAGATGACCCAGTGCTGTGAGCGACTGATTGATCATGCAGATGAACTCGGTACTTATGTGGAGGGCATTCGTATACGTGCAACACAGTATTACTCGGTGACAGACGATGGATTGGTGTGCATACCTTGGAACTGGGAGGACGACAAttag
- the LOC125652373 gene encoding T-cell activation inhibitor, mitochondrial-like isoform X3, whose protein sequence is MSALRRPLPNISTLSWDRVPGFCRWLSVGEAATALRPFYFTVHPDLFGQHPKERSINEDSLKKLHQYIFALRKQEKVPPTNLTFFAKKDADNLNPSHVKIHLASPNIRDTVTTVLSSCQLPLDYINTIPDVSPSTRHRVHHGPDFGDIFARRKGGEEYYRKVQKLNLLSWIKTNSQISRANTEESLEFEKDVEYITGRLKEMVGLRAVRWHTNWGPRRYTACLTSLEKVAENHLAFVKKYLSGRDVAISDRNGVSLSGEVCLNHTDVPQVWLRRMTAVPAYDAVLERLPFMEKELSQLLCHIKIRRRERHHIVMAEEYELLLNKILNSMRRSQDLVRRGFKDHDLSLLEMVVEGPSAPLTLTNLGQYLIPVSMPGSMIVEFIKNTRHQAEELLRDAVSLRMIEGEVIQQTRDRLNLRSLEKDLNISPAQMTQCCERLIDHADELGTYVEGIRIRATQYYSVTDDGLVCIPWNWEDDN, encoded by the exons ATGAGTGCCCTACGTCGTCCGCTGCCCAACATTTCTACGTTATCATG GGACAGGGTTCCAGGATTTTGTCGATGGTTGAGTGTGGGTGAGGCAGCGACTGCTCTGAGACCTTTCTACTTCACTGTACACCCAGATCTGTTTGGGCAGCACCCCAAAGAAAGG TCTATCAATGAAGATTCCCTGAAGAAACTTCACCAGTATATATTTGCCCTCAGAAAACAGGAGAAAGTTCCTCCAACCAATCTCACATTTTTTGCAAAGAAAGATGCAGATAATTTGA ATCCAAGTCATGTAAAGATTCACCTGGCATCACCAAATATCCGGGATACAGTTACAACAGTACTAAGCTCCTGTCAGTTGCCACTGGACTACATCAACACAATTCCTGACGTTTCTCCATCTACCAGGCATAGGGTACACCATGGACCTGACTTTGGAGACATATTTGCCAGACGTAAAGGTGGAGAAGAGTACTACAGAAAAGTACAAAAACTTAATTTGTT ATCATGGATAAAAACCAATTCCCAGATCTCTAGAGCAAACACAGAAGAATCTTTAGAGTTTGAGAAGGATGTTGAGTATATCACTGGAAGGCTCAAAGAAATGGTGGGGTTAAGGGCAGTTCGATGGCACACAAATTGGGGGCCTCGTCGGTATACAGCTTGTCTGACGTCACTGGAAAAGGTCGCTGAGAATCACCTAGCATTTGTCAAAAAGTACCTCTCTG GGCGGGATGTGGCAATCAGTGACAGGAACGGGGTCAGCTTGTCTGGAGAAGTGTGCCTTAACCACACTGATGTCCCTCAAGTTTGGCTGAGG aGAATGACAGCAGTCCCTGCATATGATGCAGTCTTAGAGCGCCTTCCTTTCATGGAAAAGGAACTATCTCAATTATTATGTCACATAAAAATCCGTCGACGAGAACGTCACCATATTGTGATGGCAGAAGAGTATGAGCTTCTTCTTAACAAGATTTTAAATTCCATGAGGAGAAGTCAGGATCTTGTGAGGCGAGGGTTTAAAGACCATGACCTTTCTCTTTTAGAAATGGTGGTGGAAGG TCCATCTGCACCCCTGACACTTACAAACCTGGGTCAATATTTAATTCCTGTGTCTATGCCAGGCTCAATGATTGTGGAGTTTATAAAGAATACTCGGCATCAGGCAGAAGAACTTCTCCGGGATGCTGTCTC TCTGAGGATGATTGAAGGGGAGGTGATACAACAAACCCGAGACAGGCTCAATCTGCGGAGCcttgaaaaagacttgaatatTTCCCCGGCCCAGATGACCCAGTGCTGTGAGCGACTGATTGATCATGCAGATGAACTCGGTACTTATGTGGAGGGCATTCGTATACGTGCAACACAGTATTACTCGGTGACAGACGATGGATTGGTGTGCATACCTTGGAACTGGGAGGACGACAAttag